One Streptomyces dangxiongensis genomic window, CTACATGGACCGCTACCCGCTGGTCTCCGCCCTCTCCCGGCCGGTGATCGTCAAGCACCTCGTCGCCGCCGCCGAGAAGCACGGCGCCACCACGGTCGCCCACGGCTGCACGGGCAAGGGCAACGACCAGGTCCGCTTCGAGGCCGGCATCGCCGCCCTCGCCCCGGGCCTCACCTGCATCGCCCCCGTCCGCGACTACGCGATGACCCGCGACCGGGCGATCGCCTTCTGCGAGCGCAAGCAGCTCCCCATCGCCACCACCAGGAAGTCCCCGTACTCCATCGACCAGAACGTCTTCGGGCGCGCCGTCGAGACGGGCTTCCTGGAGGACATCTGGAACGCCCCGATCGAGGACATCTACGAGTACACCGCCGACCCGGCCCTCCCGCGCGAGGCCGACGAGGTGGTCATCACCTTCGAGGCGGGTGCCCCGGTCGCCCTCGACGGCCGGCCCGTCACCGTCCTCCAGGCCGTCCAGCAGCTCAACGAGCGCGCCGGCGCCCAGGGCGTCGGCCGCATCGACATGGTCGAGGACCGCCTCGTCGGCATCAAGTCGCGCGAGGTGTACGAGGCGCCCGGCGCGATCGCCCTGATCACCGCCCACCAGGAGCTGGAGAACGTCACCGTCGAGCGCGAACTCGCCCGCTACAAGCGCCAGGTCGAGCAGCGCTGGGGCGAACTGGTCTACGACGGCCAGTGGTTCTCCCCGCTCAAGCGCGCCCTGGACGGCTTCGTCGACGAGGCCAGCCGGCACGTCAGCGGCGACATCCGGATGACCCTGCACGGTGGCCGCGCGGTCGTCACCGGCCGGCGCTCCGAGGCCTCGCTGTACGACTTCGACCTCGCCACCTACGACACC contains:
- a CDS encoding argininosuccinate synthase, with translation MTERVVLAYSGGLDTSVAIGWIAEETGAEVIAVAVDVGQGGEDLDVIRKRALACGAVEAEVADARDEFAEGYCLPAIKANALYMDRYPLVSALSRPVIVKHLVAAAEKHGATTVAHGCTGKGNDQVRFEAGIAALAPGLTCIAPVRDYAMTRDRAIAFCERKQLPIATTRKSPYSIDQNVFGRAVETGFLEDIWNAPIEDIYEYTADPALPREADEVVITFEAGAPVALDGRPVTVLQAVQQLNERAGAQGVGRIDMVEDRLVGIKSREVYEAPGAIALITAHQELENVTVERELARYKRQVEQRWGELVYDGQWFSPLKRALDGFVDEASRHVSGDIRMTLHGGRAVVTGRRSEASLYDFDLATYDTGDTFDQSAAKGFIDIYGLSSKIAAKRGPA